In the genome of Paenibacillus sp. FSL R5-0766, one region contains:
- a CDS encoding methyl-accepting chemotaxis protein, which produces MQPSKQPRAGEAGAGFSVVASEVRKLSTGTKEATVNIERSLKDVQHSIQQMEQEITSISQSSNQQAVLVTEFSEVIDQLNSVSRDLKVFIESMLLKAE; this is translated from the coding sequence ATGCAGCCATCGAAGCAGCCCCGAGCAGGTGAGGCAGGCGCCGGATTCAGCGTCGTTGCATCTGAAGTGCGTAAACTTTCTACGGGTACCAAAGAAGCTACGGTGAACATCGAACGTTCCTTGAAAGATGTCCAGCATTCCATCCAGCAGATGGAGCAGGAGATCACATCCATCTCACAGTCTAGCAACCAACAAGCGGTGCTGGTAACCGAGTTCAGCGAGGTCATTGATCAGTTGAACAGTGTAAGCCGGGATCTGAAAGTGTTTATTGAATCCATGCTGCTGAAGGCGGAATAG
- the moaA gene encoding GTP 3',8-cyclase MoaA: MELLQDSFGRIHDYIRISVTDRCNLRCVYCMPAEGMEFAPHDEIMSYEEIAQVLKVLAPMGMRKVRLTGGEPLVRKDLHKLVSMISAIDGIDDIALTTNALLLDKQAQALKDAGLNRINISLDSLRADRFSMITRGGDVNKVLKGIEAATAAGLAPIKLNVVLMKGINDDEIKDFIAMTIDQPLHVRFIEYMPIGQASDSWRKSYLPLEAVTDVCAEAGWTVENTTGPAGNGPSRNMKIVGSEGTFGLIHPVSDHFCDNCNRLRLTADGHIKACLYWSDEYNVRRFVDDPDAMAALFLKALGTKPKNHEMALALEQKMQSHTPTVRRMSQIGG; this comes from the coding sequence ATGGAACTGCTTCAGGATTCATTTGGCCGGATACATGACTACATCCGTATTTCTGTTACGGACCGCTGTAATTTACGCTGTGTGTACTGCATGCCTGCAGAGGGTATGGAGTTTGCTCCACATGATGAGATTATGAGCTACGAAGAAATAGCACAGGTGCTGAAGGTACTTGCCCCGATGGGCATGCGCAAAGTCCGACTCACCGGGGGCGAACCGTTGGTACGCAAGGATCTGCATAAGCTCGTCAGCATGATCTCGGCAATTGACGGGATTGACGATATTGCCCTGACTACCAACGCTCTTCTGCTGGACAAACAAGCTCAGGCGTTAAAAGATGCTGGGTTGAACCGGATTAACATCAGTCTGGATTCCCTGCGCGCTGATCGCTTCTCCATGATTACCCGCGGCGGAGATGTGAACAAGGTGCTGAAAGGCATTGAAGCTGCAACTGCCGCTGGCCTTGCTCCGATCAAGCTGAATGTTGTGCTTATGAAGGGTATCAACGATGATGAGATCAAGGATTTTATTGCAATGACGATTGATCAACCTCTTCATGTACGTTTTATTGAATATATGCCGATTGGACAGGCTTCGGATTCATGGCGCAAATCCTATTTGCCGCTGGAAGCTGTGACAGATGTATGTGCTGAAGCAGGCTGGACGGTAGAAAATACAACAGGCCCTGCGGGCAATGGCCCATCACGAAATATGAAAATTGTGGGCTCCGAAGGCACATTTGGATTGATTCATCCCGTAAGCGATCATTTCTGTGACAATTGCAACCGACTTCGGTTGACCGCTGATGGACATATCAAAGCCTGCCTCTACTGGTCGGATGAGTATAATGTTCGCCGCTTCGTGGATGATCCGGACGCTATGGCGGCACTTTTCCTCAAAGCGCTGGGTACGAAACCAAAGAATCATGAGATGGCTCTGGCTTTGGAACAAAAAATGCAATCGCACACGCCGACGGTACGCCGCATGTCCCAGATTGGCGGATAA
- a CDS encoding methyl-accepting chemotaxis protein, which produces MMFDWLGWRKGLPLWRSYLLNAHMKEDVEQIFEGIAETRRQIMMDWADEQWNHLDRLLQQIQSVQLQDVLQGSQQRSKLDAWFQSSYIRAVDSTELFMLNEQNQVVFSTYKKHIGQIYEDYEALIGPGLKYSRVDHHGKKCLYGPYSDPLTLDIGPRSSAFHDDVTLLFISPILQEGRYVGSLCSRVPGDVLGDLIQRESGHIYPDSGDNYLFMAESILRPHLQPGTALSRSRFEDRTFTHGENLKDGVTTEWGIVSVKEHTELELMFTDPSTGELHPGVANTIQNGSNLFVAFPGYSDYRHISVIGKGITFQLPHCPDRWGMMCEGDLEEVYRIRSIGWRQFKQHSLFTLLSGVAGAALVYALTGSGWSAAAMAAFNVLFGSFTALQLHRSQYRRVHEDLRRISRFIRINAEGRGDLTQRLDTSAFAQDESGELAKWINNMIDSLEGIMLKVQLATVDVMDNQVQMRTSTETTQGTTERVNHKLGSMIQAIRTQLEDLDQAKIAADHMRITLQQLETSATEQIGVAQQEVERIGDKMTQISGAVSDTNRTILSFMDTMKEIYRALAVIDEISAQTNLLALNATIEAARVGEHGQGFSVVAGEIRKLADLSRSSTENIHQILDRISTAAGAASQLITEGDQVLAEGTTLVQAASQLLQNATAEETERTQVVDQVVMLMENIAAISHQNRATSAEVEAEMMELIRDMLQVQHSSHNVEAITVFLQQLVGQFHLNHPAKNAVI; this is translated from the coding sequence ATGATGTTTGATTGGCTGGGATGGAGAAAAGGATTGCCGCTGTGGCGATCGTATCTGTTGAACGCACATATGAAGGAAGATGTGGAACAGATTTTTGAGGGAATTGCCGAAACGAGACGGCAGATTATGATGGACTGGGCAGATGAACAGTGGAATCACCTGGATCGTTTGCTTCAACAGATACAGTCGGTCCAATTACAGGATGTATTACAAGGATCACAGCAACGAAGCAAACTAGATGCATGGTTTCAATCCAGTTATATTCGAGCCGTAGACAGTACGGAGCTATTCATGCTGAACGAACAGAATCAGGTGGTATTCTCTACATATAAGAAACATATTGGACAGATCTATGAAGATTACGAAGCTTTAATTGGACCAGGATTGAAATACTCCAGAGTAGATCATCATGGTAAAAAATGCTTGTATGGTCCTTATTCTGATCCACTGACGTTGGATATTGGTCCACGCTCGTCCGCTTTTCACGATGATGTCACCTTGCTGTTTATCTCCCCAATCTTGCAGGAAGGTCGATATGTCGGTTCATTATGCAGCCGTGTACCCGGGGATGTACTGGGTGACCTGATCCAACGAGAATCAGGCCATATCTATCCCGATTCCGGTGACAATTACCTCTTTATGGCTGAGTCCATATTACGGCCCCATCTGCAACCCGGTACCGCCTTATCCCGAAGCCGCTTCGAAGACCGCACCTTTACGCATGGGGAAAACCTCAAAGATGGTGTCACCACCGAATGGGGTATCGTTTCCGTTAAGGAGCACACCGAGCTGGAACTCATGTTCACTGATCCGTCGACCGGAGAACTGCACCCCGGGGTAGCAAACACCATTCAGAATGGTTCCAATCTGTTCGTAGCTTTTCCCGGCTACTCGGATTACCGCCATATTTCTGTGATCGGCAAAGGCATCACCTTCCAGCTGCCACACTGTCCTGATCGCTGGGGCATGATGTGTGAAGGGGATCTGGAGGAAGTGTATCGGATACGAAGCATCGGCTGGCGCCAGTTCAAGCAGCACAGTCTCTTCACGCTTTTGTCAGGCGTTGCAGGAGCCGCGCTTGTCTATGCCCTCACTGGTAGCGGTTGGAGTGCGGCAGCAATGGCCGCTTTTAATGTGTTATTCGGATCCTTCACTGCATTACAGCTGCATCGTAGCCAATATCGACGGGTGCATGAAGACTTGCGTCGCATCAGCCGATTTATTCGAATTAACGCCGAAGGCAGGGGGGATCTGACCCAGCGCCTGGACACGTCTGCTTTTGCCCAAGACGAATCCGGTGAACTGGCGAAGTGGATCAACAACATGATTGACTCTCTGGAAGGCATTATGCTGAAGGTACAACTTGCCACGGTAGACGTTATGGATAATCAGGTTCAGATGCGAACTTCAACAGAGACAACCCAGGGTACGACTGAGCGTGTAAACCACAAGCTTGGTTCGATGATTCAGGCCATTCGCACTCAACTGGAAGATCTCGACCAGGCCAAGATTGCTGCCGATCACATGCGCATAACGCTGCAACAACTGGAGACCTCTGCTACCGAACAGATCGGCGTGGCTCAGCAGGAAGTGGAACGAATCGGCGACAAAATGACCCAAATCTCAGGAGCGGTGTCCGATACCAACCGTACCATCCTGTCCTTCATGGATACCATGAAAGAGATTTACCGTGCACTGGCTGTCATTGATGAAATTTCAGCTCAGACGAACCTGCTGGCTCTGAATGCTACCATTGAAGCTGCACGCGTGGGCGAACATGGCCAAGGCTTCTCGGTTGTGGCAGGGGAAATCCGCAAGCTGGCTGATTTATCCCGCTCTTCTACGGAAAATATTCATCAGATTCTGGACCGAATCTCAACAGCAGCAGGAGCTGCGTCCCAGTTAATTACAGAGGGAGATCAGGTACTGGCTGAAGGAACAACACTGGTTCAGGCCGCTTCGCAACTTTTGCAAAATGCTACCGCTGAAGAAACCGAGCGCACACAAGTCGTGGATCAGGTGGTCATGCTGATGGAGAATATTGCTGCAATCAGCCACCAAAACCGGGCGACTTCCGCTGAGGTGGAGGCCGAGATGATGGAGCTGATTCGTGATATGTTGCAGGTTCAGCATTCTTCGCATAATGTGGAAGCCATTACGGTCTTTCTGCAACAACTCGTGGGTCAATTCCATCTGAATCACCCCGCCAAAAATGCTGTCATCTGA
- a CDS encoding sugar ABC transporter permease gives MATNVFKKYLSLLAFTAPAFVIYAIFLLYPTFSGMFYSLTDWNGLNRDYSFIGLGNFVELFKEDPDFLNSLWFTMKYVIFMLILQNGIALLLAVLIESRTRSKGLFRTLFFMPNMISTIISAFMWTFIFSQVLPQLAEKLAFSFLDQQWLGDPKFSFYSILIVSLWNGVGYMMIIYLAALQGVPKSLKEAAVIDGANAFQVLRNVVLPMITHAVTICFFLTLNGAFKVFEVVYGLTGGGPGRATQVITMNIYEEAFSNNFRYGYASAKSVVLFIIVLIFTLIQITVMKKKEVEA, from the coding sequence ATGGCTACGAATGTGTTCAAGAAGTATCTGTCACTGCTCGCGTTCACTGCGCCTGCCTTTGTCATCTATGCGATTTTCCTGCTGTATCCCACGTTTAGTGGCATGTTCTATAGTCTGACGGATTGGAACGGACTCAATCGGGATTACAGCTTTATCGGTCTGGGCAACTTTGTGGAATTGTTCAAAGAAGATCCTGACTTTCTGAACTCCCTGTGGTTCACGATGAAATATGTAATATTTATGCTGATTCTGCAAAATGGAATTGCCTTGCTGCTGGCCGTGTTGATTGAGTCACGAACGCGCAGCAAAGGGCTCTTTCGGACGCTGTTCTTCATGCCTAACATGATCAGTACAATCATCAGTGCTTTCATGTGGACCTTCATCTTCTCTCAGGTGCTGCCACAGCTCGCAGAGAAACTGGCCTTTTCGTTCCTCGACCAGCAATGGCTGGGTGATCCGAAGTTTTCATTTTACTCTATTCTGATCGTATCGCTCTGGAACGGTGTAGGGTATATGATGATCATCTATCTGGCTGCTCTCCAGGGTGTGCCAAAAAGCCTCAAGGAAGCGGCTGTTATTGATGGGGCCAACGCATTCCAGGTGCTGCGCAATGTGGTGTTGCCAATGATTACTCATGCCGTGACCATCTGTTTCTTCCTGACGCTGAACGGAGCATTCAAAGTGTTTGAAGTGGTGTATGGACTGACTGGTGGCGGACCGGGTCGGGCCACGCAGGTGATCACGATGAACATCTATGAAGAAGCATTCTCCAACAACTTCAGATACGGCTATGCGAGTGCCAAATCGGTTGTGCTGTTCATCATCGTGCTCATCTTTACACTCATCCAGATCACCGTCATGAAGAAGAAAGAGGTGGAAGCATGA
- a CDS encoding carbohydrate ABC transporter permease — protein sequence MRMQRLNSYLIRLLLILGSLVAMLPIYMAVVNSFKTQGEMFQSFLALPTTLHWENYSDAFNKINLLGSSMNSAIVSFLGIGGIVFCASLAGYKLSRTSGRLSNLIFFLFVASMLVPFHSIMIPLTRVAKGMGVQGSTYGLALIYIGLGVNMAIFLYHGFVKSIPRELEESAQMDGCNEFQTFFQIIFPLLLPITVTIAILDFLWIWNDFLLPLLMLTDVNRYTLILSTNMLFGEYNKEWPLILSSLVLTAIPVILIYAFFQKFIMEGIAEGAVKG from the coding sequence ATGAGGATGCAACGACTGAATAGTTATCTGATTCGACTGCTGCTGATTCTGGGCTCTCTCGTCGCTATGCTACCGATCTACATGGCGGTTGTGAACTCTTTCAAAACACAGGGTGAGATGTTCCAATCTTTTCTCGCGCTGCCAACAACGTTGCACTGGGAGAATTATTCGGACGCGTTTAACAAAATCAATCTGTTGGGCAGTTCCATGAACTCGGCAATTGTATCCTTTCTGGGGATCGGTGGTATCGTCTTCTGTGCCTCACTGGCGGGATACAAGCTGTCACGTACCTCCGGCCGTTTGAGTAACCTGATCTTCTTCCTGTTTGTTGCATCCATGCTGGTGCCGTTCCACTCGATCATGATTCCGCTGACACGGGTAGCCAAAGGCATGGGGGTGCAAGGAAGCACGTACGGATTGGCCCTGATCTATATCGGACTTGGCGTGAATATGGCAATCTTCCTCTATCACGGGTTTGTGAAGTCCATTCCGCGTGAATTGGAGGAGTCAGCCCAGATGGACGGATGTAATGAGTTCCAGACGTTCTTCCAGATTATCTTCCCACTCTTGCTGCCGATCACAGTCACCATCGCGATTCTGGACTTCCTGTGGATCTGGAATGACTTCTTGTTGCCACTGCTCATGCTGACCGATGTGAATCGTTATACGCTGATTCTGTCCACGAACATGCTGTTTGGGGAATACAACAAGGAATGGCCGTTGATTCTGTCCTCCCTGGTACTGACTGCGATTCCGGTTATTCTGATCTATGCGTTCTTCCAGAAGTTCATCATGGAGGGGATTGCAGAGGGTGCGGTAAAAGGGTAA
- a CDS encoding PLP-dependent aminotransferase family protein, which translates to MEWKPNPSLDLPLYRQIEAYVRQKITTGEWSAGYRLPSQRIWAESMGVNRSTLVTALDNLAAAGLIEGRHGGGTYISGSGWHGMAHGAMPNWNEAIEEGWYYPNLPEIQQINQAEFRPGIIRLGTGELAPELMPQDAFNDILYSLSQRSRTLNYLEPQGSLELREALSAHLQTTGIHASPDSILIVSGSLQALHLISVGLLPRGSAVLLEKPSYLYSIHAFQSAGLKMSGIPMDDDGLHIARLEDAAQHVKDQDHISLLYTIPSFHNPTGSVMSDHRWEELMTTARTLGISILEDAAYSDLWLDTPPPSSLKARDQEGRVLHMGTLSKAVSPGLRLGWLVGPEPVIRRLADIKMQTDYGTSSLAQEAAALWFAEGHHAGHMERLRPELRKRRDFMLDLLRQYFHDIAEWEIPAGGFYIWLQFAVSPLSIRQLFHTCLEQNVLIHPGYLYDRLDASHIRLSYAYASPDEMEHGLKRLAEAVYRLMDSGS; encoded by the coding sequence ATGGAGTGGAAGCCGAACCCCTCTCTCGACTTGCCCTTGTATCGCCAGATTGAAGCCTATGTCCGGCAGAAAATCACAACGGGCGAATGGTCAGCAGGATATCGTCTCCCCTCACAGCGAATATGGGCTGAGTCCATGGGGGTAAACCGCAGTACATTGGTCACTGCCCTTGATAATCTGGCAGCCGCTGGTCTGATTGAAGGCAGACATGGCGGGGGAACTTATATTTCCGGCTCCGGTTGGCATGGTATGGCTCATGGAGCGATGCCCAATTGGAACGAAGCCATTGAGGAGGGCTGGTATTATCCCAACTTGCCCGAGATCCAGCAGATTAATCAGGCTGAATTCCGACCTGGCATCATACGTCTTGGTACAGGGGAGCTTGCCCCGGAACTGATGCCTCAGGATGCTTTTAACGACATTCTGTACTCCCTGTCCCAGCGTTCTCGTACACTCAACTACCTGGAACCTCAGGGAAGCCTGGAGCTTCGTGAGGCTTTATCCGCCCATTTGCAGACGACTGGCATTCATGCCTCTCCAGATTCCATACTGATCGTATCCGGCTCACTTCAGGCGCTGCACTTGATTTCGGTCGGACTGCTCCCTCGCGGCTCAGCAGTTCTGCTGGAAAAACCGTCGTATCTCTATTCCATTCACGCCTTTCAATCGGCAGGGTTGAAAATGAGTGGTATCCCGATGGATGACGATGGATTGCACATTGCTCGTCTGGAGGACGCGGCGCAGCATGTCAAAGATCAAGACCACATCTCGCTTCTCTATACGATCCCGAGCTTCCATAATCCCACCGGCTCTGTGATGAGTGATCACCGCTGGGAAGAACTGATGACCACCGCTCGAACACTAGGCATCTCCATACTGGAGGATGCCGCCTACAGTGATCTGTGGCTGGATACTCCTCCTCCGTCATCGCTGAAGGCGCGTGACCAAGAAGGACGGGTGCTGCATATGGGTACTCTGTCAAAGGCAGTCAGCCCCGGTCTGCGCCTCGGATGGCTAGTCGGGCCAGAGCCGGTCATTCGCCGTCTCGCAGATATCAAGATGCAGACCGATTATGGCACCAGTTCACTCGCCCAAGAAGCTGCTGCCCTGTGGTTCGCAGAAGGACATCACGCTGGACATATGGAACGCCTTCGCCCTGAGTTACGCAAACGAAGAGACTTCATGCTGGATCTGTTGCGACAGTACTTTCATGACATTGCGGAGTGGGAAATACCCGCTGGCGGGTTTTACATCTGGTTGCAATTCGCTGTCTCCCCTCTCTCTATCCGCCAATTGTTCCATACCTGTCTGGAGCAGAATGTACTAATCCACCCGGGTTATCTGTATGATCGGCTGGACGCGAGTCACATTCGGCTCTCATACGCGTATGCTTCCCCCGATGAGATGGAACATGGGTTAAAACGCCTCGCAGAAGCTGTCTACAGGCTCATGGATTCTGGCTCCTGA
- a CDS encoding LysE/ArgO family amino acid transporter — MMEVVIHAVVLAFGLILPLGVQNVFIFNQGMSQRRYIHALPAVITAGVSDTLLIGAAVGGVSLILLQWPLLANVLYGAGSLFLLYMAWSIWRSSESVEGSQTVMSAGRQIAFAASVSLLNPHALLDTVAVICTSSLHYEGVERIYFALTAAAVSWIWFLGLAGAGRVIGRTDRTGRISLVFNRLSAVVMVGLAVMMLWKLIYA; from the coding sequence ATGATGGAGGTTGTTATTCATGCAGTGGTTCTGGCGTTTGGCCTGATCTTGCCACTGGGTGTGCAGAATGTATTTATTTTTAACCAGGGAATGAGCCAGAGGCGTTATATACATGCACTGCCTGCTGTAATAACGGCAGGGGTCAGTGATACGTTGTTGATCGGGGCAGCCGTTGGAGGAGTATCACTCATTTTGCTGCAATGGCCATTGCTGGCGAATGTGTTGTATGGAGCAGGAAGCTTGTTTTTGCTGTATATGGCTTGGAGTATCTGGAGGTCGTCCGAATCTGTGGAAGGTTCACAGACGGTAATGTCAGCGGGGCGACAGATTGCGTTTGCCGCATCGGTATCTTTACTCAATCCGCATGCTCTGCTGGACACGGTTGCTGTGATTTGCACCAGTTCACTTCACTATGAAGGGGTGGAGCGCATCTATTTTGCCCTGACAGCCGCGGCTGTATCGTGGATATGGTTCTTGGGACTTGCAGGCGCAGGAAGGGTGATTGGCAGAACGGATCGAACTGGACGCATCAGTCTGGTGTTTAATCGGTTGTCCGCTGTAGTCATGGTTGGGCTGGCAGTTATGATGCTGTGGAAGCTCATCTATGCATAG
- a CDS encoding extracellular solute-binding protein has product MKVWKSVASAVLVSVLLAGCGSNAGTENGQEESASGSTVSLKVFVAQPRLKEHYDKYIEQFKAKEKAEKNIEVNVQLEMPPADNAPQILKTRLASNDAPDVFALHAVNEIPPFSKAGYLEDLSGQPFVDKLLDSVKPSITDAEGKIVAVPLETVSWGYLYNKDIFEEQGLEVPTTLTEMKAVVEKLKAANITPFELSYKEAWIPQLFLPLTVGALTQSEHKDFVEKMNQDQGSFSDMKALFDIFDLVNANGTDKALEVGGDDGSAAFASGSAAMWIQGPWFAETILKSNPDLNFGVAPMPINDNPDDTKINLSTSTSLAVSSSSKNKEVALDFVNYILDDKDSSAFFEALKFNPIAKIHDFKSFPWVDDAQKYVSEGKAYEDPSLPQAVKDESGKALQGYYSGQLNQQQVIDALDKAWKSYNKVNK; this is encoded by the coding sequence ATGAAAGTATGGAAAAGCGTAGCAAGTGCGGTACTGGTCAGTGTTCTGCTCGCAGGTTGCGGTTCCAATGCAGGAACGGAAAATGGGCAGGAGGAATCGGCGTCAGGCAGCACGGTATCACTCAAAGTATTCGTTGCACAACCTCGGCTGAAAGAACACTACGATAAATATATAGAACAGTTCAAAGCCAAGGAGAAAGCAGAGAAAAACATTGAAGTGAACGTGCAACTGGAGATGCCGCCTGCGGACAATGCCCCTCAGATACTGAAGACACGACTCGCCTCTAATGATGCACCGGATGTGTTCGCCTTGCATGCAGTCAATGAGATTCCACCATTCAGCAAAGCTGGTTATCTGGAAGACCTGTCGGGCCAACCTTTTGTCGATAAGCTGCTGGATTCGGTTAAACCTTCCATAACGGATGCGGAGGGCAAAATCGTAGCTGTTCCATTGGAAACAGTATCATGGGGCTATCTGTACAATAAAGATATTTTTGAAGAGCAAGGGCTGGAAGTGCCAACGACGTTAACGGAAATGAAAGCGGTCGTGGAGAAACTCAAAGCAGCCAACATTACACCGTTTGAACTGTCCTACAAAGAAGCCTGGATTCCGCAATTATTCCTGCCACTTACCGTGGGTGCATTAACTCAGTCTGAGCACAAAGACTTCGTGGAGAAGATGAATCAGGATCAGGGCTCCTTCTCCGATATGAAAGCGTTGTTTGATATCTTCGATCTCGTCAATGCCAATGGAACGGACAAAGCGCTGGAAGTGGGCGGAGATGATGGTTCAGCAGCCTTCGCTTCAGGAAGCGCCGCGATGTGGATTCAGGGACCATGGTTTGCCGAAACCATTCTGAAGTCCAACCCGGACTTGAACTTTGGTGTAGCACCCATGCCGATCAATGACAATCCGGATGATACCAAAATCAATCTGAGCACCTCCACTTCACTTGCAGTATCATCATCTAGCAAAAACAAAGAAGTGGCACTCGATTTCGTGAACTACATTCTCGATGACAAGGATTCAAGTGCATTCTTCGAAGCACTCAAATTTAATCCGATTGCCAAGATCCATGACTTCAAGAGCTTCCCGTGGGTAGACGATGCTCAGAAATATGTGAGTGAAGGTAAAGCTTATGAGGACCCATCCCTCCCTCAAGCGGTGAAAGACGAGTCAGGCAAAGCGTTGCAAGGTTACTACTCTGGGCAATTAAATCAACAGCAGGTTATCGATGCGCTCGACAAGGCGTGGAAATCCTACAACAAAGTCAACAAGTAG